The region GTGGTCCAGACGAGATAAAAATAAATGATCGGACCAAGAGACAAAACCATCAACCCTTCCAGCACAGTCCACGGACACAGTGTCAATAATATAAGctgtaaatataataataatactaatactaatactaataataataataataataataataataataataataataataagaataataataataataataacaataataataataataataattaaccaaCCAACTATTAGCTGTgaaaagtttgatagtaatccttgatattgctgaatagattAAATCAATTCTGATACGCCTATTTATCTattgtacgatgttattcaaaattaatagacgttACATAGGGCCTGTAATAAACTATAAATATATTTGAAATGGCTatcaatccatcaatcaatcaagttttcaagttatcaacaatcaataataaaccgatgaatcatggaatatttctATGAgtacttactaatctaccaaataaataaataagtcagtaaacaaacaaataaataaataggcatcgaaataaatacataatgcagaatgcagttagtattttagttacaaaattccaaacattctattatttctaattttctgcaaaggacctgtgcttttTATAttcgcgcctaatcaataatggttctttcaccatgttcactccaTATTTAAAGTATTGAATCCCTGTAGGATTATCAactgaccaggtgctaaacaaGTACATGCTATAACATTACCCAATCAAgcgtacatatcaaggtcatagcagggcattataAAAAGAATGGTCAAGGGTCAATGTTTCCAAAGAAGTAAAGTGTAAACGTAGACGGAAGCTTTTTGCGGGAAACAtaaaacatactcgccagtcgtgccCTTTTTAtaagatttgatacggcgccgagACTACAGCTGTTCCATAATAAACTGAAACCCTGTTTCCAGacgaaaatttgtattttgttacaaggaattcaaagtaattttatcatcaagggacccacatagaggaatacaacatcgatcgtgagccaatctgcattgtgttgcctgcaaaagccgacgatcagaatGAAATTCTGAAAGGACCATGACTAGATATCTTTTCTTAATTTTATGGTAAGCTTAAAAAGCATTAAAAAGGCAAAATTGCAGTcacataatatataatattagtaaatcaccaaagcgaatggtaacgtaggtatgtggaaacgAACTGCATaataataacaaagtatgtgcccaaagatttgtctttggcatgtcgcttttttgaaatgtcaccaaaaatatcaaaattaaaagcaaacacgagccttccaaaataaatacatattcgcactcggcggctcAGTCAATgctgctgtgatttggggtaactcgttgcttccctttcCAGATACCTgaacttcaagttcgcccataccccacgccttaggCCTAATGttgcgtgttttttttttttttttttgtgtgttttttttatctctatTTAGCACCACAAGGTGAACCAGATACAAAGGTGCTAGTAACACCGAAGAAGAATCGAAGAGCTACATGTAACTGTGCTATCGTCGTGGCAACCATTGCAACCATCGCTCtcatgctctctctcatatgccTAGCTATCTTGTGACGGGAGTGATAAACAAGGGAAATGGTAGGTCTGTGCCGTATCTTTTGGGACACACTAACCGATTTCAAAGGTACATGGACACACGTTTCACAGAATCAACCACAATACATGAGGTCCCCATTACACCATACTGAACGCCCTAGGAAATCCCTGTTGGGGAAGAATACCTGCATGAGACTAAAATTACAACGCTCAAGCTGGTATTGAATTTCACAGTTGTTTAAATCTGATTAAATACCATACTATtgttttcagaaaatgtatagtttaattCAACCTAAGAAAGGTAAATGTCACAATTTTGGCTCCACGGACCtgggtaaaaaaattaaaatgctttCGTTTTGATCGATATTATCAAAAATTGTTCAGCTTGCAAGAACATATTAAATAAAAACAGCttattttcttctgtttctacTGCGTATGCTTAAGCAATTGATAACTTGAAGGACGATTTTTACAGATGCAGAGACAGGTATGCAAGTAAATCCAAACCCTACTGGAAGCGTTGGCCAAGAGGGTCCAGCTGGATCTTCCCAACCACCGAGTTCACCTAGCCTGGAAGAACCTCGTGGAACTTCTGGCCCAAAGGGACACCCCGAACCGAGCCCACCAACATCGGGCTCCCTTTATATCCGTTGGGGACGAAGTGAATGTCCATCAACGGCTTCATTTGTCTACGAaggtaaatattattttttttagaatTCATCATCGGTATGATATTCAAATATATAAAGGAAAATGCGGGGATGAACAGGTACACCCCACATCTAACACCATttcatttttatatcaaaacaaaatgggGATTATATCAGCCCACAATTTGAGAACCTTCAAGCAGATCCCCAGGTGCATTTGTTGGAGTGACCAAATTTGATGCAAAAATTAAGTAGATTTCAAGAAATCTCAACTCTTGAGGCTAAAAAATAGAGAAcaacattattattttaatttatttgaatATATATACCGAGTAGCCTCATTAGCATTTCAACATTAATAGTAATTTAAAGACCGACAATAAACTTGATTATAAcgaaattagtggtatttgtgcgCAACCCATAGCTATCTAGCTACTCCACTGTCATGACCCCAACTTACACTGTGATAAAGATTGGCAACAAAGGCAGCCAAAGTAGAGTGAACTTATTGAGTTTACAGATGGCCTCCATTAACGTGTTCTGGGAAGCATGGGAATCCGCTCGTTTTTATGTCCCTTCAGCCACTTTTGTTTCTTTATGAAGCAAATTAATCATTAGTTtcataaatgaatgaatattgTGTAATAATTTGAAATAATAACAGAATTAACACGCTTGTTCCCTCGAGTGATAATGTGAACCAATGACGCTTCGTGTATTAGAAATTGCAGGTAAACTTTCCGTTGCTAACTCGATCGAAGGGAAATGGTCTGTACTGTATCTTTTGGGGACACACTAACCGATTTcaaggaaatcaaaacaaaaagaacatcaagacattgaaaaaaaaagataatgcGCTATAAAAtcgcaacccagcaaacacaaaaacgttttaaaaacgttatattttggcttttggttaaggtaaaaacgttttaataacattaaaatgtcgggttatataaaggtcatgataacgttttaaaacgttttgtatgaaaacacactacaacactatttttaaatgttttcataaaatgttattgtaaactatttttgcaaaaatttttgccaaatattgtggcaatacttaaataacattatgttaaaatatttgaagccagcaaacacagaaatgttcttaaaatgttttttcaaaaccttttaataacatttaaatgtcgggttatataaaggtcatgaaaacgtttttaaaacgttattgaaaatattttgggcaaacatttttggcaaaatattttttcaacccaaaataacattctgtttagaatgttttgtatcaagttttcaagaatgtttttggaatgttactaaaacgtttttataccctttgaataacccgaaatttaaacgttttctgtaaaacatttttgcttgctgagcagtagattatcaacaaatattttttaaggtcatgaaaacgttttatactgttaatataccctttatataacccgacatttaaacgttttctgacaaccttttatgaccttttgcgactgatgtcgaaaacgttttgtgtttgctgggaagctacgTGCGCAGTCACCTCAAACAAACCTCTGTTTTGACAAATCAGTCAGTAAAAGTGAACTGATTTGTTTTCATAGGTAGAGTAAGACGTGATGGAAGCATGTAGAGTTTCAAAAAGCAATCAGTTGGTGCAATTCAGTGATGGATGAACCAGGGACCTCCGATTGGAATTGTTTGTATTGTCCGTCTATGCAAATGCTACTTCATTAAATGAGATAATGATATCTGTACTTCAATAAGCATTGGGTTTAATCTTGTACTTTCCTTATTACTTTTGACATTGTTTTATGAGGTTTTTATCAATCACTCCAATTTATCAAGATGTCACTTAAACAGTGTCTGTGAAACGTTGAATCTTTATCTCTGTCCACATCGAAAACGAATTATTCTCTGAAACCCGCATCGGCTCCTTGTGTAATTAAAATCAATTACCTCTTTTATGCTTTGTTTGTATAATTAAACTATTTAAATTTTTTATGTAGGCATTGTCGGTGGTTCTCACCACAGTCACACGGGGGGCGCTGCAAATTATCTTTGTTTACCATTGGATACTGAGGACCTCCAGGTCGATGCAGGAATTTCAGGAGATCGTTCATTTTTGTACTCAACCGAATATAGGATATATAGCTTTGCACCACTCTCTCATCTTCTCCACCATGATGTTCCATGCGCTGTGTGCAGAGTTACTGGCCGAAGCACCCAGCTTATGATTCCCGCCAAAACTACATGTCCAGCTGATTGGACAAGTGAGTACAAGGGATACATGATGTCAGCTTCCTATGATTACGATCATCAAACAGAGTATGTGTGTGTTGATGAAAATGCTGAAGCACGGGTAGGAAATAATAGCAGTGCCGGTGGTTCTTACATGTACCCCGTAGAAGCCACTTGTGGGACAAATGGCTTGCCTTGTCTTCCATACGTTGCTGGAAAGGAATTAACTTGTGTAGTTTGCACGATATAGGTTAGTTCGATGATTGATTGTATGTCACTGGATCAGTTCACATCTTTGATTTAGTAATAATTATTTCTGTCATCTGAATGTATTTCATCTCTTTGTTAACATCCATTGTATCCCTCTAGGATGCTTTCTGTATCTGATCAGTATATGCTCACCTTTTGTTACTCACCCAAAAGATGCGATACGAAAAACAAAACGCCTTTGGTAATTACAACATATTGATCGTACAATTTGATGAACTGGGCCACTTTAGATTACAAACATACTACTTGTGTATGTTTTAGCTAATAAGACTTCTTCATCTGCTACATTTGATTGTATAAATTTTGCCTTCCTTTTTGTTAAATGTTATTGTGTATTCTAAGAAGCAACAAAAAAGGAGCATTCTAGCATGTTCAgagataataatatttattgtaaacaAGGCTAGCTGGCGGTCATTTCAAGTACGTGTAGACATCTTATCCGTATCTAGCATTATCTGCTAAAATTGCATACCgttatttaattacttttaatTTAGCAATGAACTTTTATCATAATATGTTGCTATTATTATATATAAGATAATATAGCAAATAAGAATCTATAAGTATTGTACTTCCCACTGGTTTAATTAAGCTACAAacctgacatttaatatggaatatgtcTTCACcaagtgccaagactaatctaGAAGGGGTATGCATAAAACGCACGGGTTAAAAAttgattggggtgtgtcgggatttGGTGTCAAATactttgacagaaaatgtgctttccgtgAGTTCTCATTATGTGctaataatgtagtgaattaacaTAAAATGGTGGATATAAGGatactgaatttgagttttgtgggggggggggggaaatttctGAATTTCTAaacattgttctgatattatcaaagtTATTAAAGTGTGAGATAATTATGTACTGGGCCTAAATACCAATAGGTGTtaatcagaactgaaatgcactcgTAATGTAACAGTTTGAATGTGGGaagagattttgaaaaaaatggcccTTAAAAGTAAACGtactaagaaagtttgaatgccccaAATGGGGCCAAGTGTTATAAACGGACGGTACACAAATAAACAGCGTGAGTGTAATTGGACAACAATTAATCCGCGCAGttatttttgtaccgtaagtttataacatttgaccccaacaggaggacattcaaactttcttagtgCTTACCACTCTTAATAGCCATATTTTCAGCTCctcccattttcaaaaaaatgatacattgcaagtgcatttcagctctgacgaATATCAGTTTCTGACGAATGTTTAGTAAATATCACATCAAACCCCAATATATATGATAATAACGCAACAatgaagtccgaaattgtgtcccccacaaagctcaaattcaacctTCTTAAGTCCGCCATTTTAcgcaaatgcactacattatgagcatcaTAATGTCAACTCACGGATAgcacttttttttatcaaacaattattttacaccatctctctGCACACCCCATTTTATATTTagtccgtgcggtttatgcacaCCCCTTCTAGATCAgccttggcacttcgtgaagaaatactATACATTataaaatgtcaagtctgtaatccataatattttaacataaaagttatggttatattgtgaattttgttttcttgagtataagaaactagcaaaagtactaattcgtcggccgtatcaaaAACCTACGTATTCGACTTTAACATTTGTGAGAAAATTGGtacattagtttgttatgttctactctatatattcatcAAAAACCATGCATCAAAATGGCTtaatagtaagatattaatttacttaattatgtcgtatttgcaaaaccttgagatgtctgtatcacataacgacgtatttgccgatcatctAGACTGCCCcagcccagtatgtcgtatctgcaatttaaAAGAATTTGCCATTTCACATAGTAACGTATTTGCGTGACGTATTTTCGTGACTTTGTCATTGCACGGTAAAATTGTTGTtgtgtccttttcacatagtgacatacagggtgtcccagaatgatttgtaccgtgtttgcaaaaataactaaa is a window of Amphiura filiformis chromosome 2, Afil_fr2py, whole genome shotgun sequence DNA encoding:
- the LOC140142920 gene encoding uncharacterized protein, translating into MQVNPNPTGSVGQEGPAGSSQPPSSPSLEEPRGTSGPKGHPEPSPPTSGSLYIRWGRSECPSTASFVYEGIVGGSHHSHTGGAANYLCLPLDTEDLQVDAGISGDRSFLYSTEYRIYSFAPLSHLLHHDVPCAVCRVTGRSTQLMIPAKTTCPADWTSEYKGYMMSASYDYDHQTEYVCVDENAEARVGNNSSAGGSYMYPVEATCGTNGLPCLPYVAGKELTCVVCTI